A genomic segment from Micromonospora echinaurantiaca encodes:
- a CDS encoding YbjQ family protein, translating to MVGGVPAVRAAPFCSIRSGEQPSRWGAGSPDSIGNVLVVTTEQLPGYEIRQILGEVVSSMARTRNPYREGVKNLRGGAYDPMAPDNLTRWRTDSVARLGEEARRLGANAVVGMRFDSRDCGEMWMEICAYGTAVIVVPKVPDVMPPDQPLVAAETAHEGEIAEAPGGIAEPASAPNLRTAAETPTRDS from the coding sequence ATGGTCGGCGGCGTGCCGGCCGTCCGCGCCGCGCCGTTTTGCAGCATCCGATCAGGTGAACAACCCTCACGATGGGGTGCGGGGTCCCCTGACAGCATCGGAAACGTGCTGGTCGTGACGACGGAGCAACTACCCGGGTACGAGATCCGCCAGATTCTCGGCGAAGTGGTGTCATCGATGGCCAGGACGCGGAACCCGTACCGCGAGGGGGTCAAGAACCTGCGCGGTGGCGCGTACGACCCGATGGCGCCGGACAACCTCACCCGGTGGCGTACCGACTCGGTGGCCCGGCTCGGCGAGGAGGCCCGCCGGCTCGGCGCGAACGCCGTGGTCGGCATGCGGTTCGACAGCCGCGACTGCGGAGAGATGTGGATGGAGATCTGCGCGTATGGCACCGCGGTGATCGTGGTACCCAAGGTGCCCGACGTCATGCCGCCCGACCAGCCGCTGGTCGCCGCGGAGACCGCGCACGAGGGCGAGATCGCGGAGGCCCCCGGCGGCATCGCCGAGCCGGCCAGCGCCCCCAACCTCCGCACCGCCGCCGAAACCCCCACCCGCGACTCCTGA
- a CDS encoding S1 family peptidase codes for MRIRSLVAVLATTAATLLGASSGAVAAPAGPDPIIGGGTVSSAPWAAAVFSNGSFTCSGTIIAPQWVLTARHCLGGSMSVRVGSVYRSSGGVTRTVSATYSRYDLALMRLSSSVSTSYVSLATSNPPINSTNTIYGWGMTCYSGCSASTQLKTASVRVTSNSATDAYGGQAIRSTRINGNAWRGDSGGPQFYNGRQVGVASTADGVNIQNYGSVAYNRAWITSVAGV; via the coding sequence ATGCGCATCCGATCCCTGGTCGCGGTCCTCGCCACCACCGCGGCCACCCTGCTCGGTGCCAGCTCCGGCGCCGTCGCCGCCCCGGCCGGCCCGGACCCGATCATCGGCGGCGGCACCGTCTCGTCCGCCCCGTGGGCGGCCGCGGTGTTCAGCAACGGCTCGTTCACCTGCTCCGGCACGATCATCGCCCCGCAGTGGGTGCTCACCGCCCGGCACTGCCTCGGCGGCTCGATGTCGGTCCGGGTGGGCAGCGTCTACCGCTCCTCCGGCGGCGTCACCCGCACCGTGAGCGCCACCTACAGCCGCTACGACCTGGCCCTGATGCGGCTGTCCAGCTCGGTGAGCACCTCGTACGTCTCGCTGGCCACCAGCAACCCGCCGATCAACTCCACCAACACCATCTACGGCTGGGGCATGACCTGCTACAGCGGTTGCTCGGCCTCCACCCAGCTCAAGACCGCCTCGGTCCGGGTGACCAGCAACAGCGCCACCGACGCGTACGGCGGCCAGGCGATCCGGAGCACCCGGATCAACGGCAACGCGTGGCGGGGCGACTCGGGCGGCCCGCAGTTCTACAACGGCCGCCAGGTCGGCGTCGCCTCGACCGCCGACGGCGTGAACATCCAGAACTACGGCAGTGTCGCGTACAACCGGGCCTGGATCACCTCGGTGGCCGGTGTCTGA
- the purB gene encoding adenylosuccinate lyase — protein sequence MTTIPNVLANRYASPELVALWSPEEKVRMERQLWLAVLRAQRDLGVPVPDGVVEAYERVLDQVDLASIAERERVTRHDVKARIEEFSALAGHEHVHKGMTSRDLTENVEQLQVRRSLELIRDRVVATLARLARLAVEHSDLVLTGRSHNVAAQATTLGKRFASAAEELLIAYERLVDLIDWYPLRGIKGPVGTAADQLDLFDGDADKVAELERRVAGHLGFTRVLDSVGQVYPRSIDLAVLSALAQIAAAPSSLATTIRLMVGQELATEGFKPGQVGSSAMPHKMNTRSSERVNGFAVIIRGYLSMVGELAGDQWNEGDVSCSVVRRVALPDAFFAADGLFQTFLTVLDEFGAYPAVINRELERFLPFLATTKILVAAVRRGVGREAAHEAIKEHAVAVALNMREKGAAENDLFDRLAADDRLGLTRAEIDALVADRTAFVGAAPAQVDSVARRVAAVVDTHPTAATYTPPPIL from the coding sequence GTGACGACGATCCCGAACGTGCTCGCCAACCGGTACGCATCGCCCGAACTGGTCGCCCTCTGGTCGCCGGAGGAGAAGGTCCGGATGGAGCGGCAGCTCTGGCTCGCCGTGCTCCGGGCGCAGCGCGACCTCGGGGTGCCGGTGCCGGACGGGGTGGTCGAGGCGTACGAGCGGGTGCTCGACCAGGTCGACCTGGCCTCGATCGCCGAGCGCGAGCGGGTCACCCGGCACGACGTGAAGGCCCGGATCGAGGAGTTCAGCGCGCTCGCCGGGCACGAGCACGTGCACAAGGGGATGACCTCCCGGGACCTCACCGAGAACGTCGAGCAGCTCCAGGTGCGCCGCTCGCTGGAGCTGATCCGGGACCGGGTGGTGGCCACCCTGGCCCGGCTGGCCCGGCTCGCCGTCGAGCACTCCGACCTGGTGCTGACCGGCCGTTCGCACAACGTCGCGGCGCAGGCCACCACGCTGGGCAAGCGCTTCGCGTCGGCCGCCGAGGAGCTGCTGATCGCGTACGAGCGGCTGGTCGACCTCATCGACTGGTACCCGCTGCGCGGCATCAAGGGCCCGGTGGGCACCGCCGCCGACCAGCTCGACCTCTTCGACGGCGACGCCGACAAGGTGGCCGAGCTGGAACGCCGGGTGGCCGGGCACCTCGGCTTCACCCGGGTGCTGGACAGCGTCGGCCAGGTCTACCCGCGCTCGATCGACCTGGCGGTGCTCTCCGCGCTGGCCCAGATCGCCGCCGCGCCATCGTCGCTGGCCACCACGATCCGGCTGATGGTCGGCCAGGAGCTGGCGACCGAGGGCTTCAAGCCGGGTCAGGTGGGCTCCAGCGCGATGCCGCACAAGATGAACACCCGGTCGAGCGAGCGGGTGAACGGCTTCGCGGTGATCATCCGGGGCTACCTGTCGATGGTCGGCGAGCTGGCCGGCGACCAGTGGAACGAGGGGGACGTCTCCTGCTCGGTGGTCCGCCGGGTGGCCCTGCCGGACGCCTTCTTCGCCGCCGACGGGCTGTTCCAGACCTTCCTCACCGTGCTGGACGAGTTCGGGGCGTACCCGGCGGTGATCAACCGGGAGCTGGAGCGGTTCCTGCCGTTCCTGGCCACCACCAAGATCCTGGTGGCCGCGGTCCGGCGCGGCGTCGGGCGCGAGGCGGCGCACGAGGCGATCAAGGAGCACGCCGTCGCCGTGGCGCTGAACATGCGGGAGAAGGGGGCCGCCGAGAACGACCTCTTCGACCGCCTCGCCGCCGACGACCGGCTCGGCCTCACCCGAGCCGAGATCGACGCCCTGGTCGCCGACCGCACCGCCTTCGTCGGCGCCGCCCCCGCCCAGGTCGACTCCGTCGCCCGCCGGGTGGCCGCCGTGGTCGACACCCACCCCACCGCCGCCACCTACACCCCACCCCCCATCCTCTAA